One window from the genome of Paramisgurnus dabryanus chromosome 22, PD_genome_1.1, whole genome shotgun sequence encodes:
- the LOC135740211 gene encoding uncharacterized protein isoform X2 produces MKLVTVILSFIWILPLTLSGDAHVTCLYSEECVLPCESNLHDIIHWNKQDKTVHSFYHQKDQLEYQSAEYKGRTSLFSQSEINKGNVSLILKQIQIQDEGRYKCYAASDKLNDEKYVAVSVVAPVKSVDITLKKDTVTCITSGVYPEPTVLWSSEPAVGEPGNNYSNKTDENLLVVTSELKIGNINDDYTYNCSITNKTDNSRLYTATLKQQEISVTDEVTLPCPFTKDNNFILTFSTNVLRYNSQTSDQQISDVWKDKVSFSPEDGTIKLYHLNKEHSGTYTCKTTTDTTFTKHVVSGNEDTFKCPVTEDHNYNITLNFDTAVLSYDSQTSTKLISDQWKNRNTFPPEDTGVVKLNGLNNKEHSGTYTCMSSTAQNKYIIHTVVTLTGVTANTTLLASVIPCILIVLTLSVVIIFHIRKKRAFRKGKDADKSKATEETKLNGSKS; encoded by the exons ACGCTCATGTGACCTGTCTTTACTCTGAGGAGTGTGTGTTACCATGTGAATCAAATCTCCATGACATTATTCACTGGAATAAGCAGGACAAAACGGTCCATTCATTCTACCACCAAAAAGATCAACTGGAATATCAGTCTGCAGAATACAAAGGAAGAACATCACTGTTCTCACAATCTGAAATCAATAAAGGAAATGTATCGCTCATTCTAAAACAGATCCAAATCCAAGATGAAGGGAGATACAAGTGTTATGCAGCAAGTGATAAATTAAACGATGAAAAATATGTTGCTGTCTCGGTTGTAG CTCCTGTCAAATCAGTGGATATCACATTAAAAAAGGACACAGTCACCTGCATCACCAGTGGAGTTTATCCAGAACCAACAGTGTTATGGTCTTCAGAGCCAGCAGTAGGAGAACCAGGGAACAATTACAGCAACAAAACAGATGAAAACCTTTTGGTGGTAACCAGTGAACTTAAAATAGGCAACATCAATGACGACTACACATACAACTGCTCAATAACCAATAAGACAGACAACAGCAGACTTTATACAGCTACTCTGAAACAGCAAG AAATCTCAGTGACAGATGAAGTAACTCTCCCGTGTCCATTTACTAAAGACAACAACTTCATCTTAACATTTTCCACCAATGTATTGAGATATAACAGTCAAACCTCTGACCAACAAATCTCTGATGTGTGGAAAGACAAAGTGAGCTTTTCCCCAGAAGATGGGACAATAAaactttatcatttaaataaagAGCATTCAGGAACTTACACCTGTAAAACTACAACAGATACTACATTCACTAAACACGTGGTTTCAG GGAATGAGGATACTTTTAAATGTCCAGTCACTGAAGACCACAACTACAATATCACCTTGAATTTTGACACTGCTGTTCTGAGCTATGACAGCCAAACTTCAACAAAACTGATTTCTGATCAGTGGAAGAACAGGAATACCTTTCCACCTGAAGACACTGGAGTAGTTAAACTCAATGGTCTCAATAACAAAGAGCATTCAGGGACATACACCTGTATGAGCTCTACAGCCCAAAATAAATACATCATACACACTGTAGTAACACTAACAG GTGTGACAGCTAACACAACCTTACTGGCATCTGTTATCCCTTGTATACTTATAGTCCTTACATTGTCAGTTGTGATAATTTTtcatataagaaaaaaaagggCTTTTCGAAAAGGCAAG GATGCTGACAAGAGTAAAGCGACAGAGGAAACAAAACTCAATGGATCAAAA